The DNA segment TCGATGATTTGAGTTCTGACCCCCTCGAAGCAGGTGAGGCATTTTGAATTTTTACCGTCTTTATCCACGCCATAAATAGCGAAATTTTCGTCGCCGCCATTATCTTTGAGGTAAAGGATTCTGTCTTTGTTAGCCCAGTAATAACCGGCGATGTCGCGGTCGGTTTCGCTGGTAATACGGGTTGCTTTGTCTTTACCTACCTGCTGCACAAAAACGTTCATGCGGCTTTCATAGGGCGCCATGAAAGTGAAATATTTCCCGTCCGGGGAAATCTGGTAAGCAGTTTTTTCGGGATTCTTGAAAAAATCCTCCAGTGGAATCTGGGTTTGAGCCATGATTGGTTGATTTGGTAGCAGGTCAAACATCACCATGGTGAAAAATGTTCCTGCAATGAGAAAGAATTTGATGTTTTTCATTTAAAATGAGTTTTAAAATTATGGCGGCAAATGTAAGCCAAGATCGGATAGCAGCCTCAAAACGTAGTCTTACAATTATTTACCCAACAATTAAAACCAGTTTTTCCGCCTCATGTAAATATACATCCCCACCCCAACGGTAAACATGAGCGCTAACACTGCAGGATAAGTCCAGGCCAGGTCGAGTTCAGGCATGTGTTTGAAATTCATCCCGTAAACACCGGCCAGGAAGGTAAGCGGGATAAAAATCGTTGCAATCAGCGTCAGCGATTTCATCACGTTGTTCATCCGGTTGGAGTTGTTCATCATTTGCAATTCCATCAGCCCGGCGATCATATCGCGATAGTGCTCGGCTGCGTTCGATAGATAAATCAGGTGATCATTGGTGTCGTTAAAAAAACTGCGGTGGTGTTTTTTAATCAGCAAACTGTCGCTTTTCAGTAATAGCCGGATAGCCTCAGCCACCGGGAAAATGTATCTCCGCATAAAATTCAATTCCTTTTTCTGTGCCTGTATTTTCCCGGTCATATCGGCGCTTTGATCCTTCATAAGCGTTTCTTCGACCTCCTGCAATTTTTCCTCCGTGGTGGTGAAAAGCAGGTAATAGTTGTCAACGATGATGTCGATGAGCCGGTACAAAATGTAATCATTTGTGCGCTGACGGATTTTTCCGACGGATTGCTCAATGCGTGTGATGAAAGGATCGAAAAGTTCCGAACTGCGCTGCATAAAGCTGATCAGAAAATTTTCTCCCAGCACAAAACAAACGTGGTTTACTTCAAACTCATCTGTTTGGCTGTTTCTTCCCAGCATTTTAATGACAAAAAACAACTGACCATCAATCTCCTCCGACTTGGGCAAATGTTCGGTGTTGAGAATATCTTCGATGATCAGCGGATTGATTTGTAAAAGCTGGCCGATCTGATCTAGTTTTTCCACATCGCTGAGCCCGGTAAACTGGATCCAGTTGGTACAATCAGGCTTTAAAAGCGAAGGGAGCTCTTCAAGGTTGGTTATTCCGGTATTTTCGTAAAAGTCATCTTTGAACGAGATCAACCTCACGGAGGTTTCGGCTGTTGACTGTGCAAAGGTATGGATCAGCGTCCCCGGCGGCGATCCCGCTTTGGTCTTCATCAACCTGTAAATGTTGCTTTGTGGAACTTTCATAACGATCAACTTAATGGGTTTCAGAAAAAAAGAAGATGTTGTGCGAGCAAACATCAGTCCTAAATTCACCAAACTGAAAGGTCAGTCCAAAAAATAAACCTGCTCAAGCTTGACAGTGGCCAGGGAAGGCAGGGTTTAAGCTTTAGTGGTTAAACTATTTAAATCTTCGTCGGACAGTCATTTGTTTCTCAAGGAATTGCTCATATAATTCATTTGTTGAAATCGTCTTAGAATATCGTTTGCTCTTGAGTCCCAAGATTAATTTTTTGTCGCCTGTCCACAATTTACCGTTGAGGTAATTTGTCAAGGCTACAAATAAAGCGTCGTTTTCATCAATATCTGCAACCAAATCAATGGCCTTAAGTAATTCTCTGTCCGATAGAAAGATTTCATCAACAAATATTATTCTATTGGTTATGGTCTGGTAAGAATTTTTAAACTGCTGATTGGTAAAACCAGATAATGAAAGGATTTTGCCTTTATGTTCCTCTATTTCTTCTTTTAATAAACCAACAGTGTAAAATTTAAAGTACCTGGAGCCATTGATTATTAGTTGTCCAATTTTACCTTGAGAATTTAAGATAGCACTAAAAACGATATTTGAGTCAACGATGATCTTCATTCCAGTTTCCGTTGGGCTTTAAGTTTTGTCCAAATGCTTTTGTTTACGGATGCTGAAAGCTCATCAACATCTTTCTGTTTAGCTTTTGTCGTCGCAGTATTTTCTTTGTACTCAAGGTAATCTATCATATTTTGCAGCTCTGTCAGGTCTAAACTTGCTGGTAATCTTACTAATATTTCGTTATTTGTTCGTTCAAGTATCATAACAATTCAATTATTTAAGGGTCTTTATATTCGTACTTAACACT comes from the Bacteroidales bacterium genome and includes:
- the corA gene encoding magnesium/cobalt transporter CorA; its protein translation is MKVPQSNIYRLMKTKAGSPPGTLIHTFAQSTAETSVRLISFKDDFYENTGITNLEELPSLLKPDCTNWIQFTGLSDVEKLDQIGQLLQINPLIIEDILNTEHLPKSEEIDGQLFFVIKMLGRNSQTDEFEVNHVCFVLGENFLISFMQRSSELFDPFITRIEQSVGKIRQRTNDYILYRLIDIIVDNYYLLFTTTEEKLQEVEETLMKDQSADMTGKIQAQKKELNFMRRYIFPVAEAIRLLLKSDSLLIKKHHRSFFNDTNDHLIYLSNAAEHYRDMIAGLMELQMMNNSNRMNNVMKSLTLIATIFIPLTFLAGVYGMNFKHMPELDLAWTYPAVLALMFTVGVGMYIYMRRKNWF
- a CDS encoding DNA-binding protein — protein: MKIIVDSNIVFSAILNSQGKIGQLIINGSRYFKFYTVGLLKEEIEEHKGKILSLSGFTNQQFKNSYQTITNRIIFVDEIFLSDRELLKAIDLVADIDENDALFVALTNYLNGKLWTGDKKLILGLKSKRYSKTISTNELYEQFLEKQMTVRRRFK